The proteins below come from a single Parageobacillus toebii NBRC 107807 genomic window:
- a CDS encoding nucleotidyltransferase family protein, translating to MNDIGAIILAAGMSKRMGQPKQFLNLHGKPLFRHAVETAVNSELRPVIVVGGEQTELLKEHIRDLPAIVIHNPNFAEGLSSSLKAGVKAIQDKVSAAFIFLADQPFIPVTVVKQLQKSYEIAKSKNIKIIRPRYASVPSHPVLFDAEIFPELLCIEGDRGAQQVIQQHLAELQYVDFDNPLWGVDIDTPEEWQSYSRRNQI from the coding sequence ATGAACGACATTGGTGCGATTATTTTAGCTGCCGGCATGTCCAAACGAATGGGACAACCAAAACAATTTCTTAACCTGCATGGAAAGCCGCTGTTTCGACATGCAGTTGAAACAGCTGTAAACTCAGAACTCCGACCAGTTATCGTGGTGGGCGGCGAACAGACTGAGTTACTTAAGGAACATATTCGTGATTTACCAGCTATTGTGATTCACAACCCAAATTTTGCTGAAGGGTTGTCTTCTTCATTAAAGGCCGGGGTAAAAGCTATTCAGGATAAAGTTTCAGCAGCATTCATTTTTTTAGCCGATCAACCGTTTATTCCTGTTACGGTCGTTAAGCAATTACAGAAATCATACGAGATTGCAAAGTCAAAAAATATCAAAATTATCCGCCCCCGCTATGCATCTGTCCCTAGTCATCCAGTCTTGTTTGATGCGGAAATTTTTCCGGAGTTGCTTTGCATTGAGGGAGATCGGGGCGCACAGCAAGTCATTCAACAACATTTAGCTGAACTGCAATATGTCGATTTTGATAATCCACTATGGGGGGTAGACATCGACACGCCAGAAGAGTGGCAAAGCTACAGTAGGAGAAATCAAATATGA